From the Candidatus Krumholzibacteriota bacterium genome, one window contains:
- a CDS encoding tetratricopeptide repeat protein: protein MRRSIRIITLVGLAALVVGAAGAWLLHAQPFGPVFDAFAIAAWLGLVLALAGPAALVARRAAWGAAAGSLLAVAAVAVLLLGVIVLVDSEILIYRGLPPSPTAGEWVADLDTLAARMREIHPALFEHVDEATFDAAVRELAAEIPRLGEDDILAGFARIVALPRDAHCLPNVMSFNLDWHLIPLALWQFDDGLYVTNAPRERRGLVGCRLVAIEETPVAEAMERMRRYFTAETDAGWLERGPLALSVGEWLAAEGIARDARRIELTFERAGGERFAERLRTVHYLPCIYWSTIRRVENDAHPVVTNERRDNYAFESLEGGKTVLFRFNAAVDLGGDRSFAGFLDSLAVFVREGPAERLVIDLRSNGGGNGNLASLIVDCVTGIGKFERPGRLYVLISRRSFSAAAMTASMLRYNTQAIFVGETTAQGPDFFSSPAIVRLPECRRAFFVSTRATLATPVRGDRAPIEPDIPVRCTWADFAAGRDAAIDLILGRDMPRVRSGPPELDAALIRRLVGRYRFSPWQSLDMEHDEGGLRLRIDDAIEGSLCRARTDVVPVGDELGTGIPGVFIRFVDGVDGKPDSLLVDWRGHVIVAPRAPADWSLPMELVAAGRVEEGIDLFRRDIAPIADKTPQIERMLNNLGYRFMRNERLDDAIAVFELNTELYPRSANAWDSLGEGCMEAGRTKDAIRFYEKSLDLNPDNANAKRMLERLRGSGEGRNDP, encoded by the coding sequence ATGCGACGCTCGATCCGGATCATCACCCTCGTTGGCCTCGCCGCCCTCGTCGTCGGCGCCGCAGGCGCCTGGCTGCTCCACGCCCAGCCCTTCGGTCCCGTGTTCGACGCCTTCGCCATCGCCGCATGGCTGGGGCTCGTTCTGGCCCTCGCCGGTCCGGCGGCGCTCGTCGCGCGCCGAGCCGCGTGGGGCGCGGCCGCCGGATCGCTCCTCGCCGTCGCGGCCGTCGCCGTGCTCCTTCTCGGCGTGATCGTTCTCGTCGACTCCGAGATCCTCATCTACCGCGGCCTGCCCCCGTCGCCGACGGCCGGGGAGTGGGTCGCCGACCTCGACACCCTCGCCGCGAGGATGCGGGAGATCCATCCCGCGCTCTTCGAGCACGTGGACGAGGCGACGTTCGACGCGGCCGTCCGGGAGCTCGCCGCCGAGATTCCCCGCCTCGGCGAGGACGATATCCTCGCCGGCTTCGCGCGGATCGTCGCCCTGCCGCGGGATGCGCACTGCCTGCCGAACGTCATGTCATTCAACCTCGACTGGCACCTCATCCCACTCGCCCTCTGGCAGTTCGACGACGGCCTCTACGTGACGAACGCTCCCCGGGAACGCCGCGGTCTCGTCGGCTGTCGCCTCGTCGCCATCGAGGAGACTCCCGTCGCCGAGGCGATGGAGCGGATGCGACGGTATTTCACCGCAGAGACGGATGCCGGCTGGCTCGAGCGCGGTCCGCTGGCCCTCTCGGTCGGCGAGTGGCTGGCCGCCGAGGGGATCGCGCGCGACGCGCGGCGGATCGAACTGACCTTCGAGCGGGCGGGGGGGGAGCGCTTCGCCGAGCGCCTGCGCACCGTCCACTACCTCCCCTGCATCTACTGGTCGACGATCCGCCGGGTGGAGAACGACGCGCACCCGGTCGTGACGAACGAACGCCGGGACAACTACGCCTTCGAGTCACTCGAGGGGGGAAAGACGGTCCTCTTCCGCTTCAACGCCGCCGTCGATCTCGGCGGCGATCGAAGCTTCGCCGGCTTCCTCGATTCGCTCGCCGTGTTCGTCCGCGAGGGCCCGGCCGAACGGCTCGTCATCGACCTCCGGAGCAACGGGGGAGGGAACGGCAATCTCGCGTCCCTCATCGTCGACTGCGTCACGGGGATCGGGAAGTTCGAACGGCCCGGGCGGCTCTACGTCCTCATCAGCCGCAGATCCTTCTCGGCGGCCGCCATGACCGCCTCGATGCTCCGCTACAACACGCAGGCGATCTTCGTGGGCGAGACGACCGCGCAGGGTCCGGATTTCTTTTCGTCGCCGGCGATCGTTCGCCTGCCCGAGTGCAGGCGCGCGTTCTTCGTCTCGACGCGGGCGACGCTCGCCACGCCGGTGCGCGGGGACCGCGCGCCGATCGAACCGGACATCCCCGTCCGCTGCACATGGGCCGATTTCGCCGCGGGACGCGATGCGGCGATCGATCTCATCCTCGGCCGGGACATGCCTCGCGTCCGGTCGGGACCGCCGGAACTGGACGCGGCGCTCATCAGGCGCCTCGTGGGTCGGTACCGGTTCAGCCCCTGGCAGAGTCTCGACATGGAGCACGATGAGGGGGGGCTTCGCCTGCGTATCGATGACGCGATCGAGGGCAGCCTCTGCCGCGCGCGCACCGATGTCGTTCCGGTGGGAGACGAACTGGGCACCGGCATTCCCGGCGTCTTCATCCGGTTTGTCGACGGGGTGGACGGGAAGCCGGATTCCCTCCTCGTCGACTGGAGGGGACACGTGATCGTCGCGCCGAGGGCGCCCGCGGACTGGTCTCTGCCGATGGAGCTCGTCGCCGCGGGGCGCGTCGAGGAGGGGATCGATCTCTTCCGCCGCGACATCGCTCCCATCGCGGACAAGACGCCGCAGATCGAACGGATGCTGAACAACCTCGGCTACCGGTTCATGAGGAACGAGCGGCTCGACGATGCGATCGCCGTCTTCGAGCTCAACACGGAGCTCTATCCCCGTTCGGCCAACGCCTGGGACAGCCTGGGCGAGGGATGCATGGAGGCGGGTCGGACAAAGGACGCGATCCGCTTCTACGAGAAATCGCTCGATCTCAACCCCGACAACGCCAATGCGAAACGGATGCTGGAGCGGCTCCGCGGCTCCGGAGAAGGGAGAAACGATCCATGA
- a CDS encoding MBL fold metallo-hydrolase has product MIRTALCAAALLAALAAPAAAGFETDTIATSAGDLAITFIGHGTLMFTVGGRTVHVDPWTRLADYSALPKADLVLLTHAHRDHLDPDALAAVRTEATAVVMPAVCAEDVESGVVMGNGETAEAAGFAIEAVPMYNIVHLRKDGSPFHEKGVGNGYVVQIGDTRLYIAGDTENTPEMKALEEIDIAFLPMNLPYTMTPEMVADAARAFRPRILYPYHFGDTDTATLVELLKDETDIEVRIRRME; this is encoded by the coding sequence ATGATCCGAACGGCGCTCTGCGCGGCCGCACTCCTCGCGGCCCTCGCCGCCCCCGCGGCGGCCGGCTTCGAGACGGACACGATCGCGACGTCGGCGGGAGACCTCGCGATCACGTTCATCGGGCACGGCACGCTCATGTTTACCGTCGGCGGCAGGACGGTCCACGTCGATCCATGGACCCGCCTCGCCGACTATTCGGCTTTGCCGAAAGCCGACCTCGTTCTCCTGACCCACGCCCACCGCGACCATCTCGACCCCGACGCGCTTGCCGCCGTTCGCACGGAGGCGACGGCCGTCGTCATGCCTGCCGTCTGCGCGGAAGACGTGGAAAGCGGCGTCGTGATGGGCAACGGCGAGACGGCCGAGGCCGCGGGTTTCGCGATCGAGGCGGTTCCGATGTACAACATCGTCCACCTGCGGAAGGACGGCTCGCCCTTCCACGAGAAGGGGGTGGGGAACGGCTACGTCGTCCAGATCGGCGACACCCGCCTCTACATCGCCGGCGACACGGAGAACACCCCCGAGATGAAGGCCCTCGAGGAAATCGACATCGCCTTCCTGCCGATGAACCTTCCCTACACGATGACCCCGGAGATGGTCGCCGACGCCGCCCGGGCCTTCCGTCCCCGGATCCTCTACCCGTACCACTTCGGCGATACCGACACCGCGACGCTCGTCGAGCTGCTGAAGGACGAGACGGACATCGAGGTGCGGATCAGGCGGATGGAGTAG
- a CDS encoding TIGR00341 family protein — translation MSLRMIEIVIPEAEMPALEEILKERAATRIWTETIAEGKGRAKVLMPPELVESTLDALRERFGGSPGFRAMLLRVEATVPEIKVDEERKEQKEKAAAAAATPDADRISREELYEAVLDGARLSRIYFVMVVLSTLVAAIGLTRGDVAVIIGAMVIAPLLGPNVAMALATTLGDTTLLRKGLAALGAGVAVSGALSVGIGLVIHVDPSAPQLAARASLGISDVLLAVTAGIAGTFSYTTGLPTALIGVMVAVALLPPLVTAGLLLGGGMPDLALRAAALLVTNIACVNLAGVVTFLAQRVRPRRWWEEERARRAARISIAIWVVVLAVLVAAMLLFWRV, via the coding sequence ATGTCGCTGCGCATGATCGAGATCGTCATCCCCGAGGCGGAGATGCCCGCGCTCGAGGAGATCCTCAAAGAACGGGCCGCCACGCGCATCTGGACCGAGACGATCGCCGAGGGGAAGGGGCGGGCGAAGGTGCTCATGCCGCCCGAGCTCGTCGAGAGCACCCTCGACGCCCTCCGCGAGCGCTTCGGCGGCAGCCCCGGATTCCGCGCGATGCTGCTGCGGGTCGAGGCGACCGTCCCCGAGATCAAGGTCGACGAGGAGAGGAAGGAACAGAAGGAGAAGGCCGCCGCGGCGGCGGCGACGCCCGACGCGGACCGCATCAGCCGCGAGGAGCTCTACGAGGCCGTCCTCGATGGGGCGCGCCTCTCGCGGATCTATTTCGTCATGGTCGTCCTCTCCACCCTCGTGGCCGCGATCGGCCTGACGAGAGGGGACGTGGCCGTCATCATCGGGGCGATGGTGATCGCGCCGCTTCTCGGGCCGAACGTGGCGATGGCCCTCGCCACGACGCTCGGCGACACGACGCTCCTGCGCAAGGGGCTCGCCGCTCTCGGCGCCGGCGTTGCCGTGTCGGGGGCCCTGTCGGTGGGGATTGGCCTCGTCATACACGTCGATCCGTCGGCGCCGCAGCTCGCGGCACGGGCCTCGCTCGGGATCAGCGACGTGCTCCTCGCCGTCACGGCGGGGATCGCCGGGACCTTCTCCTACACGACGGGGCTGCCGACGGCGCTGATCGGCGTGATGGTGGCCGTCGCGCTCCTCCCGCCCCTCGTGACGGCCGGGCTGCTCCTGGGCGGCGGGATGCCGGACCTCGCGCTCCGGGCCGCGGCGCTCCTCGTGACGAACATCGCCTGCGTGAACCTCGCCGGGGTCGTGACCTTCCTCGCGCAGCGGGTGCGCCCGCGGCGCTGGTGGGAGGAGGAGCGCGCCCGGCGCGCCGCCCGCATCTCGATCGCGATCTGGGTCGTGGTGCTGGCCGTGCTCGTCGCCGCGATGCTGCTCTTCTGGCGGGTGTAG
- a CDS encoding acyltransferase, translated as MANDSTKTVLVKQFHGEYNYRMEQVVRERRHDLDWLRVIVTINLIPFHTAWMITSVGGFSSVQRGTVAWYALHGYVNFCSPLHMYLLFLVAGTASAMAMRYRSRREYVVERVRRLLVPLLAFMILLFPVLGWHWPSDIDLTGVDFLTQFWPWCILTMFHSPVSGGPNWAHMWFVGYLFIYSMLLLYAYPRILAGTCRFCEQTTRLLTGRRGAIFLGGVPIAAIFALLSPIWPFFQNNLYTDWGYFAYNLTAFLFGLVIAGDPRWRRAIDRHLTVSLALGIALSAAKLYMEYTGNSAPAYAPGYLLYSLVAGLNTWCWTISILGFVRRFLSFSNRFLRWFNRISYPFYILHLVAISVTGHYVTRLRLGILAEFVAICAVSYAACLLVCELAKRTPPTRLLLGVKTRK; from the coding sequence GTGGCGAACGACTCGACGAAGACGGTCCTTGTCAAGCAATTCCACGGCGAATACAATTATCGCATGGAGCAGGTGGTACGCGAAAGACGGCACGATCTGGACTGGCTGCGCGTGATCGTGACGATCAACCTGATCCCGTTCCACACGGCCTGGATGATCACGAGCGTCGGCGGGTTCTCATCGGTGCAACGCGGCACCGTCGCCTGGTACGCCCTTCACGGCTACGTCAACTTCTGCAGTCCCCTGCACATGTACCTGCTCTTCCTCGTCGCCGGCACCGCCTCGGCGATGGCCATGCGGTACCGGTCGCGCCGCGAATACGTCGTCGAGCGCGTCCGGCGGCTCCTCGTGCCGCTCCTGGCCTTCATGATCCTCCTCTTCCCCGTGCTTGGCTGGCACTGGCCGTCGGACATCGATCTCACCGGCGTCGACTTCCTGACGCAGTTCTGGCCGTGGTGCATCCTGACGATGTTCCATTCGCCGGTGAGCGGCGGACCGAACTGGGCCCACATGTGGTTCGTCGGCTACCTCTTCATCTACTCGATGCTCCTGCTTTACGCGTACCCGCGGATCCTCGCGGGAACATGCCGCTTCTGCGAACAAACGACGCGGCTGTTGACGGGCCGCCGGGGCGCGATCTTCCTCGGCGGCGTGCCAATCGCCGCGATCTTCGCCCTCCTGTCGCCGATCTGGCCCTTCTTCCAGAACAACCTCTACACGGACTGGGGCTACTTCGCCTACAACCTGACGGCCTTCCTCTTCGGGCTCGTCATCGCCGGCGATCCACGGTGGCGCCGGGCCATCGACCGGCACCTCACCGTTTCCCTCGCGCTCGGGATCGCCTTGTCGGCGGCAAAGCTGTACATGGAATACACGGGAAACTCCGCCCCGGCCTATGCGCCGGGGTACCTTCTCTACTCGCTGGTCGCGGGATTGAACACCTGGTGCTGGACGATCTCGATCCTCGGGTTCGTGCGTCGTTTCCTCTCGTTCTCGAACCGCTTCCTCCGGTGGTTCAACCGGATCTCGTACCCTTTCTATATCCTCCACCTCGTCGCCATCTCCGTGACGGGGCATTATGTCACCCGGCTGCGGCTAGGGATCCTCGCCGAGTTCGTCGCGATCTGCGCGGTCTCGTACGCCGCCTGCCTGCTCGTCTGCGAGCTGGCGAAGCGCACGCCGCCCACGCGCCTGCTTCTGGGCGTAAAAACGCGCAAATAA